CAACCGGAACACCCGCTTCTTTCAAACGTGCCGCATACGCTTCCCCTTCATCACGCAGCGGATCGTATTCGGCGGTAATAACCAGGGCAGGCGGCAGATCGCTGAGATCTTCCGCCAGAAGCGGAGATGCCAACACATTCCGGGCGTCCGATTCGGTGCGCAAATAATGATTTTTAAACCAATTCATACTATCCTTCGTCAAAAAATAGCCTTCTCCATTGTCCCGATACGATTGCGTATTAAACGAAAGATCTGTGGCCGGATAAATCAACACCTGAAAGGCCAACTCGAGACCGCCGCGCTGCTTCGCCAATTGCGAGACGACCGCCGCCAAATTGCCGCCGGCACTGTCGCCGCCAACCGCAATTCGGTTTGCATCTCCGTTAAACTGCTGAGCATTTTCCCTTACCCAGACCGTAGCCGCATAACAATCTTCGACTGCTGTCGGAAATTTGTATTCCGGCGCCAATCGGTAATCGACAGACGCCACAATGCAACCGGCTCGGTTGGCAACTGCCTGCATGGGAGAATCGACCGTATCCAGGTCGCCGATTACCCATCCTCCACCGTGATAGTAGACAAATAGAGGGAATGGCCCTTCCCCCGATGGCGTATAGACGCGAACGGTGATCTCACCTCCGTCTACCGGCACGGCCATATCCTCCACTTTGGCCACCGGCTCTAGCGGCCCAGCCAGTTCTTTGATGCCGCTGATGCTTTCCCGCCCTTCTTGCGGTGACAATTCAGACAACGGAGGAGCGTTTGAAGCAGCCAATTGATCAAGAAACATTTTTGCCTGGGGATCTAGAGTCATTTCGGTTTTCCTCCTCTACATTTCCCTGTCGACTGAAAATCGCAGGGTCTCACTTCTATTCTACAATCTAATTTTTCGAATAGTACGATAATTTTTCCACTTCCATATATTGTTATGTGATAAAGAAAACTTGGTTTCGCCAAGCCACTGGCGCAGGCGA
The sequence above is a segment of the Effusibacillus dendaii genome. Coding sequences within it:
- a CDS encoding alpha/beta hydrolase, yielding MTLDPQAKMFLDQLAASNAPPLSELSPQEGRESISGIKELAGPLEPVAKVEDMAVPVDGGEITVRVYTPSGEGPFPLFVYYHGGGWVIGDLDTVDSPMQAVANRAGCIVASVDYRLAPEYKFPTAVEDCYAATVWVRENAQQFNGDANRIAVGGDSAGGNLAAVVSQLAKQRGGLELAFQVLIYPATDLSFNTQSYRDNGEGYFLTKDSMNWFKNHYLRTESDARNVLASPLLAEDLSDLPPALVITAEYDPLRDEGEAYAARLKEAGVPVELTRYEGMIHGFFWMAGLMDKGKAAIEQVAGSLRSAFGN